Within the Cervus elaphus chromosome 13, mCerEla1.1, whole genome shotgun sequence genome, the region GCCACGAGATCGGAGTTCCTGTTGTTGGCCAAAGAAACCTGGAGGAGCTTGTGCCAAGGAATGAGGCCTCGGTCCACCCAAGTCACCTTGCAGGAGGGTCACAACACAAAAGCAGAAGGAGGACCCCAAATTCGGGCGAACTGGAAAATACACGGCCGTTGCGGGCGGAAGTAATCGCAAACCTGTGACCGAATCGCGGAGTAACTCCCAGGGTTCTCAACGGCTGGAGGAGCCGGAAACTACCCGCGCGAGGTGGGCGGGCCCGGCGGCGGCCAAGGGGGCGTGGCCGGCTCTCTCACGGCAGCTGATTGGTCGGCCCGGCGGTGGTGGAGGCTGCGCGTGAAATCGTCACCTCGGCCTGGTGAGTCCTGAGTTCGAGCTTGGGCCTCACCGGCTCCGGCATTGTCCCTAGGCTCCCGGCGGTGACTCCCTCGGGCCGGCTCCACGCTCCCGGCCTCCCGAGGCATGATCTGGAGGGGCCGAGCGAGGCCGGGGCCTCTCTTTGGGCGGGCTTCCACTCTCAAGTTCCCGGCTGTCGAGCCAGGACCCCTCGGAGATACTTTTGTGGGGGAGGGACGAGTCATGCACCCGGTCCTTAGGGAAAAACAGTGGGGATGTGGCGGGGAGGACTGTCGAGTGGAGCAGGTAGAGGCCCCCGAACTGAAGCCCAGTGGGAGACGCCGGGGAAGCCCAAATCCTGGGCTGGGGGATTCGACGCGGGGGTCCCCggagggggagggaaaggaggaaggagccGTGGCGGGTAACACGCGGAGTCTGGAGCTCGGAGGAGAGGCCTGGGCTGGTCGGAAATTGAGAGTTAGAGGATGAATGCAGGTGTTGAGACCGCCAAGTCAAAACCCTTGAGTTATCTCCATTCGAAGAATAGGTTGAAAGAGCAGGAGCTAGCCAAGGACAGCCACAAAGCGTGGTACAGGGGaccgggcgggggtgggggggagtagGGTGCCGAGCCGCCCCAGTATACAAGGCATCAATTTTAAGGATTTTATACTTCTTGGCAGAGCATGAGCCCACACCACGATAAGGCATGATGAGGcctaataaatgtatttttggtTTGGTCATTACTTCAGTAAACTGAagtcataatatttaaaaaattttattatggaaGTGTTCAGACTTACACAAAAGtatggaaaaatacagaaaatagcaTACAATTTAGAATCCTAAGTACTTACCACCTAGACTCAACCATGAATGGCCACCCCTAGTTGCATAACATGTATGTGTCAGTATGCCTCAAATCCATACTGATAACTTTTacgtttttggtttttttccattCATGTTTAGTGGGTAAAGTTTCCATTTTGCAAGAGTAGAGAGTTCTGGAAATTGCTTGCACAACAGTGAATGTAATTAACACAACTGGATTGTACACTTAATGATGAAGTGGTAAACTTTATGTCATGTGTttttaaccacacacacacaaaagttcctttcaaattagaaaaaaaaaaaaaaaaaaaactagggaattctctggctgtccagtggttaggacttggtgctttcacggtggggttccatccctggttgaggaactaagatcccacaaaccctgcagcagacattaaaaaaaaacaaaaaacaaaacctaatgctgtaaattaagaaataaaatctgaGTTCAAGTGTGCAATGGAAAATAACTCGTTGCCAAGTAGAGGCCCATAGAGTTGTGTTTTTAACTATGGAGGCTCTGAAATGAACCTGTTGGTTTTGATGCTGAGAGTACTGGACCTGGCCTGGGGTGCAGTTAAGCACTAGTGATGCCCTCTGGTTTATATTAGAACTTGAAGGGTTGGGCCAGCCCAGCTGTGTGAGTCAAATTTCTCCCAAATATTCCTGTTTTCTTACAGTCTgaggcacacttttttttttcctggctgtggcagcttgtaggatcttagttcccagaccagggactgaaccctgggcagggaaagcacagagtcctaacctttgactaccagggaattccctgaggcACACATTTAATCCTTGGGTTAGCACCTGTGCAGGGCTTCTtgggtggctcagtaataaagaatacacctgccaagcaggagactcgggttccatccctgggtggggaagatcccctggagcaggaagtggcaacccactccagtattcttgcctgggaaatcccatggacagaggagcctgatgggctacatacagtccatagggttgcaaagagtcagatttgactgagcgactaaacagcaacaagctTCTGTACTGCCCCATGCTTTCATTCAGGGAAGGGTGAGTGAAGTGTGAAATCTTCTCTTTCCACTCCCATTCTTTAGGGTTGCCCTTGGTAGTCTGTCTCTAGTGTGACATCTACTCTCTGTCTCCTGAACGTGCCACAGTTAGTCCTTTACACTCTTAGGGCAGCTGGTGTTAACTGAACTGGGAGGCCTTCCATATTCTAGTTCTTTTCCAAGTGAGTCCTCCATATGTGGCCTTGAAACCTTGCTTCTGCCTGccccaaacaaacacacaaaacaaactACAGACCAAGAAAGTAACTGCCAGGTTTGGGTTTTTGGCTCCTTGTCTTCCTCCCAAGGCTTCAGAACCAGCACTTTTCCTGGAGCTCGATTTTCTTGATGTGAGTTGGCATTTATTAGAAAACTAAACAGCCCATCAAACTTGCAtctgaaattactttaaaaaaaattgtcttaaaaagACAATTACATTAGTTATTGAAAAGCATTTTTAGAACTATTCAGGGAAAAACTCGATAGTTGATCACATCACTGAATTCCAATGATAGTAAGAAGGAATTAGTGATAAGATCCCTGGTGAATGATGGCAAAGAGCAAAAATTAGATTGAGTCACCAGGTAGATTTGCTTAGTGATTGATGTTGAAGTTTATACACTCAGAACTATCAAAATGATCATTATTAAAATATCTGTGAGGAAAAAAGTTTTTGCTCATATGTAACTCAccctttgatttccttttttccctgaTGGAAATAATTGTGATTTTGGATTAAGTGAGGTTTCTTAGGAATGTAGCCATCATGTTACATCATAACTGCCTATACCCAGGAGGTGATACAAAATGAATGAAccattttcttatgttttcctttgtAGGGAAGATGGAAGAGCTGAGTCAAGCCCTGGCTGGTAGCTTTTCTGTGTCTCAAGATCTGAACAGCACAGCCGCCCCACACCCCCGCCTGTCCCAGTACAAGTCCAAGTACAGTTCCTTGGAGCAGAGTGAGCGGCGGCGCCAGTTACTGGAACTGCAAAAATTGTAAGAGATGTTTTAACTCCTTAGCTTCTCTCTGTAGGCTGGCAGCTGTGAACCACACAGGAGCTCCGGGCTTGTCTCTACAGAACCCCCTTCAAAGTGGACCCTTTGGAGATTGTTCTTGCTCACAAGGTCGGGAGGGATAAATCCTGGCAGAGGTAGACATCCTTGACATCCAGAGCTTGGGAAAAGGTGAGGAAGTAGGGAGAGACTGAAGTTTGAAAGCAAAAGCTCAACTGTCTggttaactttttcttttcttttttcctggcaGCAGTACTGAGCTTTGCAGTTTAAGGACTTATGAAAGTCACGCCCAGACTTCCATTCCCCACATTCCCTGTGTGGCTTCTCCTGCACTCTGACTTCTGGCTTTGGTGTGGGCTTCCTGTCTTCCTTCAGCCCAGATGTTTCTGTGGAGCCCTTGGGAGTTCCAGACAAATAATTCCACAGGGAATCTGAGGAAATGTCTTCCATACACTTCAGTCTCAGTGCCAAGCTGAGCAAACAGGGAAAGAGAGTTTATAGGATAGCGAGTGTTTGAGGCTGGGCTGCTTTGAAGGCGAGGCCTGTCCTTTTATTCTCAGTGCAACACAGGCCTCTTCTGGGTAAGGAATTAAGGATTAGGAGAAACTGTCAACAGCTGCAGTTTCGATGCAGTCTCCATTTTTGCCCACTGCTTCATCGCTAGATGTGTATAGCAGAGATGGTTCCCTGTGGCTTCTGGGTTGCTTGCAGATTACATTCTCAGATCGCTCCTTCCCCATAACCTCCACAGTTAATTAATTGTGATTAATTAGTTTGGAATAGATAATACATTCATATGGTTCAAAATTCACAATACATAAAAGAGTACATGGTGAAAAATCTGTCTTCTAGACATCaagttcctttctctctctcactctttttttGGTCACGCTGAGCGGCttgtagggtcttagttccctgaccagggatcgaacctaggcccaCAGTGGTGAAcatgccaagtcctaaccactggactgccagggaattccccacatCATATGGTATACTTGTTACAGCTGATGAATAAatgttgatacattattattagaTTTCCTTAGCTCTTCTAAGTGGTCTTTTTTGAAAGTTAGGAGAGATGCATTGCTGTTCCTCAGAAAGCCCCAGAAGCTGTCCCTGTCTCAGACTTCTCACTGCATCCCAGTGTTTCCTCCTTGCAGTCCCTGAGAGCCTTCAGACTGATGTCTGCCAGGCAGAGAAGTGTCAGCTCTCTGCATGGAGATGGGTGTCTagggtggagtgggagggagtGGGATCAGCCACTGGCAAAACTTGAAAATTCCTTTAAATATTGTACTTTGCTTGTTCCTAGGAAACTCTGAAGAAAGCCGAGTGTGCTTAAACTGGGTTTCCTATTTAGGATCTGTGAGGAGGTGGTCACTAGTTAAGGCTTACAAAGGAAATTCTATCATCTCTTACTCCCACCACAATTTCCAAATTGCTCCTGAATTTAGAGACTTTGAATTACATCTGtcatatatgacttttttttttcctcccagaaagCGGCTGGATTATGTGAACCATGCCAGAAGACTGGCTGAAGATGACTGGACGGGAATGGAgagtgaagaagaagaagaaaagaaagatgatgaggaaatggaggttgACACTGGCAAGAAGTTACCAAAACGCTATGCTAATCAAGTGAGTGGTCCAGAGAAGATTAGGTGTAGCTGGTCCCGCTCCATTTACTGTTCAATCAGAGCTCTTTACTTAACCATGAACAGAGAGGAAGAGACAGGAAGAATAGGAACTGCATTGAAAGTGCTGATGGGCAGAGCATTTCTGAGATGAAGAGATGGCTTACAGCTCTGTGTGCTGCTGGGTGTCGCTGATGGAGTCTGGATAGTGGGTTTCAGAATCATCACCCCATGCTGTTAGCAAAGGCTTCTGACCTGTTGCCAGAAACCCCTGAGCTATTGATATGCTAGTTGATTCCATTCTTCGCTTTCTCTACTAGTCATTATACAGATGTTTTAGATTAGGCCTGCCCACCCCAGCGCtgtgccccaccccacctcccaggtTAGTAATCTTTCTCAAGTGGTGGACTAATATGCCAGTCTTGGATCTTTACATTCAGGTGGTTGGAGGTTGGAAGTATAGCTGCCCTTGAACACTGGGACCTGCCCAGCACCTCCAGGCTAGCCAGCTGAGGTTGAGACCACTGTAACAGACCACTATATGAGACAACAGACCACTATAGCAAACTTCACTTAGTGCCCTGCTAATTCCAGAGAAGAAACCATTGTGGCTTGTGGTGCCATAGGGGAGGCAGGCCTGGAGACTGTCCAGTGCTCTGGGCAGCCCAGCTATTGCAGAGGTAGGGCGTGTATCTGAGTGGGGCCAGGGGTCTACCCTGCTACTGCATACTTCTCTCTGTGACCCAAGTGTCTTGTCACCTCAGCCTCCTCTCCTACTTGTAGAATATGGTTCCTGGGTACACACACTCCCatcctctttctctgcctcaaATATAGCACAGACAACATTTTCTGTGACAAAGTACAGTTGAGTTTTGTTGAGCAAGCCTTTGTggatgcagaatcttagttccctgaccagggatcaaacctgtgcagtggaagcatgagtcttaaccactggaccactgggcaaGTCCCCAGCAAACATTGTTGAAGGCCCTGTTCTTTGTTAAGCTAGGCTATGCTCAGAAAGTAGACATGGGCTGAAAATAGCCCGTGCACTCCTAGAGTAAGTGTAGagtatgtttttttcagtaagaAAGTGCTATTAACTTCCAGCAGGGAAGGAAGCagggttttgaaatcaggaaaaggTTAATGAAAGAGAAGACAGCTTTGAATCATGGGTAGGACAGGCAGAGGTACAGAGCATTTGAGGGTGTTTCAGGCAGCACAATAAGACTGAACAAGAGGCAGAGGTGGGAGAGGAATATATGATGTGGAGAGGAATATATGATGTGTTCAGGAGGGATGTACAGAGGGTGTGTGCGGATGGAGCAGTGTAGGGTTGGGGGAGGTATAGAGCAGAAATATGTACAGCGATTTAGACTCTGGCCTATACTGTGAGGAAGCACTAAGAATTTTTGAGCCAGGGGCAGAGGTGGGACTTCATGGGGGGACTCCCACATCAGTGTGTAGAAAGGCCTGGAAGAGAGAGACTGTGGTAGGGAGCTAGGTTTGCTAAAAGAGCTGATGGTGAGTTTACTGAGGGCATAAAAGTGTATCtggcttttttcatttagcaaaaGGATTCAtgtatgttgtagcatgtgttagaacttcattccttttcaagtAGTATTCTCttgtatagatataccacatttgtTTTTCCATCCATCAGTTGGTGGTTTGAATTGttccactttggggctattatgaatattgCTGCTATGTATACTTGTTTACCATGTTTTTGTGAGGACAtccattttcacttctcttggatatatacctgGGAGTGGAGTCACTAGGCCATGTGATAACTCTGTGTTTAGCCTTTTGAGGAGCtgccagactattttccaaagtgattataccattttacattcccaccaaggaTGTGTGAGAGCTCCTTTCTCCGCATATTTGCCAGTACCTGTTATGGTCCAGCGTTGAGagtatagccatcctagtgggtgtgaagtgctGTTCcacagttttaatttgcatttccctagtgactaatgacgttgagcttcttttcatgtgtttattagccagtatctttggagaaatgtctgttcaaattcTTTGCCCATATAAAAGTGGAATTATTTGTCTtctgttattgagttgtaagagttctttataagTTCTCTATGAGATacgtgatttgcaaatattttccattatgtgGGTTGTCTTCACTTTCTTCATGATGTTTTTGGCAGCACAGAAGTTGTCCAGCTTGATGTAGTCTGAATTTAtcttttgtttcctcatttgtgctTTTGATGTTGTATTACTACTGTTGTTTAAGGGATTGTTGATTATGCCTTGGGTTTAAGATTGATTAACGTAGAGGGAGGTGATGATATTATTAATAGGGCACAGAATGCAGAAGGGGAAGGGTGGGTGTTTCAGGGATGGGAAGTACTTGGGGTACAGAAGGCAGTGAATTCTGTTTTGGATATGCTGAGTTTAAGGTACAGAGAGGACCAGCAGAGAAAGAGATACCAAGTAGACAGCTGGAAAGACGAAATTGGAGCAAAGGAAAGAAGTATGgagatgaaaaagaagagaattagGAGGCATCTTCTTTGGAATGACAAGTAAAGCTACAGAAGTAGCTGAGATCCACCCCTAACGGGGGACAGCatctaagagaaaagaaaagggggacCTAAAACAGCCCCCTGAAGATTATTTACATGTTTTAGGGGCATGTATGGAGGACTGTTtggaggagaaacagaaaagtcGTGTGTCATGGAGCCAAGGGAGCATGTGTCAAGGAGGAGAATATGACTGGCAGCATCACACCAGgagtggaggaaggagggggagatgAGGGAATAGACATGCTCGGCTGCAGGGAGGTAAGGCACATCTGGGGGGTAGCAAATCTGGACTGAGGGTGTCAGAGTGGGTGGGAAGGCAGCGGCAGGAAATATGAAGTATTAATAGTTAGAGAAAGTGGAAGAGCTTAATAGAAATGTAGAGTATAAAGGTTTCACTTTTGCCTTGGATTTGAGGATTAGCGGTTGTGTATTTTGTGGCCTACGGGGAAGGAGAGTTGGGAGAGACGGTAGATTCAATGGGAGGGATTACCTGATAGGCCAAAGTCTTGGTATCAGTGGGAGGGACCAGTGATGAAGGGAAGAGCAGATCTTCTCAAATTCCTTTTACCacagccttttttttcttttttaaggtagATTTCCTAACATCTTTTAGTGTAGTGTTTGGGTCAGTAGTTTGGGACTTGATCTAGTTTAGAGTATCTCAAGGTAAAGGATTTTATTCATCTGTGAGGTATAACCCCTAGAACATAATGGTGTGATAAAGGTAGGTGGGtggacaaaggaaggaaggaaagagggtcaAATCCTCCAGTATAGGAAGTGAGGTAGTAAGAATATATAAGGATGCAGATAAGGAAGGTGAGAAGTTCAGGGTGAACAGGAGATGAGTTGATTACTAAGAGCTAGTGAGGTGGAGGTCCCACTGTCACTGTTTTCTgttctcattcttttacatgtattttcattataatatatacatgaagtgaaagtgttagtcactcactcgtgtcaaactctttgcaaccccatggactgtagcccgccaggctcctctgtcagtggaattctccaggcaagaatactggagcaggttgccatttcctgttccaggggatctttctgacccgagaattgaacctgggtctcctgccttgcagcagattctttaccatctgagccaccagggaagccatatatatacatatacatatacatatacacatgtatacacatatatatgtatatatacatatatacgtatatatacatatacagacatatatgtacatatatacatatccgtatatatacatatatatacacgtatatatgtacatatacatacatgtacatatatacatatgtgtatatatatataattcttttcttcttaatatttatttatttgctgcattgagttcttagttgtggcaggcaggatctttcattgcagcttgtgggatcttccctaacgagggattgaacctggacctcctgcattgggaaggagaagtcttagccactgaaccaccagggaagtcccaggacataAATTCTTTGTCACTGTAAACACAGGAGCAGCACAGCCCTGttgactgttttttgtttttttttttaatttgtggaaaattgctttacagtgttgtattggtttctgccatacaacaactcgAATCCTCATCATTTATatctcccctctctcttgagcctccctcctacccccaTTCCACGCctttagatcatcacagagcagcaggttgggctccctgtgttaaaTATTAATGgcaacttcccaccagctatttgttttacacatgataatgtatatatgtcagtgctgtctctcaattcatcccatcttCACCTTTCCCTGTTCTGTCCACAAATCCACTCGGATCATCAGCCTTGTTCACTTTTAACACCATTTTTTGTGTTCCCAGTTAATGCTCTCAGAGTGGTTAATTGACGTCCCTTCAGATTTGGGGCAGGAATGGATTGTGGTCGTGTGCCCTGTTGGAAAAAGAGCCCTTAtcgtggcttcccaggtgagtaGCCACTCCCATGCCCGTGCCAGCATGCCCAGCCTGCAACTTGAGGGGTTCTCTGCACGCTCTGTTTTCCttatctgtcaggcagctgtgcctgcccagggattgaaacacTGTGCTGCGGGAGGGATTTGGTGAGAGCCATCCTTGGACTAATGGCACCCGTGCAGAATGTGGAAGCAAAAGGAGGAGGAGACCTTGATGCCTGATGTAACTGTCTCTCCCCACAGGGTTCTACCAGTGCCTACACCAAGAGCGGCTACTGTGTCAACAGGTTTTCTTCCCTTCTGCCAGGAGGCAACAGGCGAAACTCAACAACAGCGAAAGGTGCCCACATAACGTTGTCTGTTTATTAAGTTTTATAATCAGTAAGAGACAGTGCTTGGTTACTTGCTTAGTTGTTTTAAAGACCCACTTTGAAAGAACACCTTTGGAACTGCACAAAGATACTGTCCTGCCCACTGGGCTCTCCTTCAAGGTCAGGCCTCCTCAGTTACAGAATAGTTGCCACTTATGAGGCCTGCTGAATTAAACCCCTGAATTAAAGTCAGCGCACCTTTCCCATGGATTTCCGTCACAAGGTTACAGGTGCGGTTTTCTGGGGAGAGGTCCCTCAGAAGACCAAGTGTAACATACAGTAAGCTGTTGCCGGGGGCTTCCTGCCAAATGCCCTTATCTCCTTTATCTTTGTCCTCACCTTAGCTTCTCCCTCCCACCTGGGGCCAGCCGAGGAGActaaaggttaaataacttgcccgcGGTCATTCAGCGAGGAGTTGGCAGAGCTGGGCCTACACAGTTCTCTTGTCTCTAAGCTCCCTTGGTGCTTCCTGCTGTCCTCTGTCCTGAGCCCCGACCCCGCCATTGTTTTTTTTCACTCTGGCCTGAAATgggccctcccctgccccctgccctgctATTTTAGTCCTCTGATCCCACCAGACTGTTCATATCCTATCTGTTCGTGAAGCATTTCCTGCTATTCAGTCCCCTTTTCCTGGAACTCTCATTTCTCTTAGTTTGTGCTATACAGTGCAGCTCTTGGTTTTTTCCTCTTCAATCACCTTATCTCAACTGGATTGTAACTTCCCTAAAGGCAGGGATGACTTACAGTCAATACTCCCCACAGAACTCAGTGCCTATGATAGAAACTCAAAAGTAACTGTCAACTAAAAtggaagattcagttcagttcagtcgctcagtcgtgtccgactctttgcgaccccatgaaccgcagcacgcgaggcctcccttccatcaccaactcctggagtctactcaaacccatgtccatcgagtcagtgattccatccaaccatctcatcctctgttgtccctttctcctgccctcaatctttcccagcatcacggtcttttcaaatgagtcagctcttcacatcaggtggccaaaatattggagtttcagcttcaacatcagtccttccaatgaacactcaggactgatctttaggttagactggttagatctccttgcagtccaagggactcttaaaagtcttctccaacaccacagttcaaaagcatcaattctttggtgctcagctttctttatagtccaactctcacatccatacatgaccactggaaaaaccatagccttgactagacggacctttgttggcaaagtaatgtctctgctttttaatatgctgtctaggttggttataactttccttccaaggagtaagcatcttttaatttcatggctacaatcaccacctgcagcaatcttggagcccagaaaaataaagtcagccactgtttacactgtttccccatctacttgccatgaagtaatgggaccggatgccatgatcttagttttctgaatgttgagctttaagccaactttttcactctcctctttcactttcatcaagaggctctttagttcttcttcactttctgccataagggtggtgtcatctgcatatctgaggctattgatatttctcccggcaatgttgattccagcttgtgcttcctccagcccagcgtttctcatgatgtactctgcatagaagttaaataagcaaggtgacattaCTTGCTTTCAAGCTTGAGCTTCTCTTAAACCTTATCTAAAGGTTCAGAGTTCACATGTGGCACGGCCTTGACCCCTCTTGTACTGTCACACCTCAGGCCACCTTTGGGCTATACCAGACAGCCAGAAAAGGCTGTGAAGAACTTTGTCCCTTAGTGCTGGTGCTTGCTGTGATCACTGAGGGTTGTTGGATGCAGTTCCCAAGCCCTGAAGATGGGGCTCCCTCGATTATGGTGGAGGGAGCCCTGATGGGTACCCTGTACTGACTTTCTGCCCGCAGACTACACCATTCTGGACTGCATTTACAATGAGGTGAACCAGACATACTACGTTCTGGATGTGATGTGCTGGCGGGGACACCCGTTTTATGACTGCCAGGTAAGGACTGATGCTCTCCTCATGTCTTCTCCtgctttctcctcccttcccagGAAAGTGGCTCAGCATGTGGGTTTAGTCCGTGACCAGCTTCTTGATGTTTACAGGATGTGGTATATCAAGAACATCATCTAATGTTCCTTGCATCTTTGAGTGTGTTTAAATTAGCTTCATTTCTAAAAAGAGGTAGGAGGAACTAAGGGAAGCATCACCATTCTCgaggggaggaaagagaggcAGAGTGGAGGGATAGGCTGGGACTTCGTGAAAGCTGTagccctcccctctctccagagTGGGAGGCTTGCTGGCAGGGAAGACTGTGGGTGGAGGGGATGCTGCCTAGTGCAGGCGGCACCAGGAAGAGAAGGTGGAATGTTAAGCACCATCAGATAGACTTCTGCCACCTCCACTCCTTACCAGCCACATCCTGACCCTGAATGTCAGAGCCTCCTTAGTATGACTATAAGGGCATGAACCCCTGAGGGGCTAGCTCTGGAAGCAGGTTTTCCAAGTGAGGAAATACACCCCCCCCAATATTCTCCCCTCAAGTTTCACCTTCCCACAA harbors:
- the SNUPN gene encoding snurportin-1 isoform X2 — translated: MEELSQALAGSFSVSQDLNSTAAPHPRLSQYKSKYSSLEQSERRRQLLELQKLKRLDYVNHARRLAEDDWTGMESEEEEEKKDDEEMEVDTGKKLPKRYANQLMLSEWLIDVPSDLGQEWIVVVCPVGKRALIVASQGSTSAYTKSGYCVNRFSSLLPGGNRRNSTTAKDYTILDCIYNEVNQTYYVLDVMCWRGHPFYDCQTDFRFYWMHSKLPEEEGLGEKTKLNPFKFVGLKNFPCTPESLCKVLSMDFPFEVDGLLFYHKQAHYSPGSTPLVGWLRPYMVSDVLGVAVPTGPLTTKPEYAGYQLQQIIEHKKSQKEGIMGKLTPRASENGCYELEHLSTPKLKSPPQSPNHPESLMEN
- the SNUPN gene encoding snurportin-1 isoform X1 encodes the protein MEELSQALAGSFSVSQDLNSTAAPHPRLSQYKSKYSSLEQSERRRQLLELQKLKRLDYVNHARRLAEDDWTGMESEEEEEKKDDEEMEVDTGKKLPKRYANQGHVWRTVWRRNRKVVCHGAKGACVKEENMTGSITPGVEEGGGDEGIDMLGCRELMLSEWLIDVPSDLGQEWIVVVCPVGKRALIVASQGSTSAYTKSGYCVNRFSSLLPGGNRRNSTTAKDYTILDCIYNEVNQTYYVLDVMCWRGHPFYDCQTDFRFYWMHSKLPEEEGLGEKTKLNPFKFVGLKNFPCTPESLCKVLSMDFPFEVDGLLFYHKQAHYSPGSTPLVGWLRPYMVSDVLGVAVPTGPLTTKPEYAGYQLQQIIEHKKSQKEGIMGKLTPRASENGCYELEHLSTPKLKSPPQSPNHPESLMEN